A stretch of Paenibacillus peoriae DNA encodes these proteins:
- a CDS encoding ABC transporter ATP-binding protein encodes MNILEAHKIRKSYGNKFNMQEVLKGIDILIEEGEFVSIMGASGSGKTTLLNVLSSIDKVSQGSIRINDIEMTKMKEKQLAEFRKEHLGFIFQEYNLLDTLTVKENILLPLSITKTPKKEANRRFQEVATELGIYELKDKYPNEISGGQKQRTSAARAFIHEPSIIFADEPTGALDSKSASDLLNKLGQLNQKRKATIIMVTHDPVAASHCSRVIFIKDGQMYTQLHKGEQERQSLFQDIMKTQGVLGGVQYEH; translated from the coding sequence GTGAACATTTTAGAAGCTCATAAAATCCGTAAAAGCTACGGTAATAAGTTCAATATGCAGGAGGTTTTGAAGGGAATAGATATCCTTATTGAAGAAGGGGAATTTGTCAGTATTATGGGAGCCTCCGGTTCAGGTAAAACCACATTGCTGAATGTTCTTTCCTCTATTGATAAAGTGAGCCAAGGTTCCATTAGAATCAATGATATCGAAATGACGAAAATGAAAGAAAAGCAACTGGCTGAATTTCGAAAAGAGCATTTAGGCTTTATTTTTCAGGAGTATAATCTGCTGGATACGCTAACGGTGAAGGAGAACATCCTCTTACCGTTATCCATCACCAAAACGCCTAAGAAAGAAGCCAACCGAAGATTTCAGGAAGTGGCTACAGAATTGGGGATTTATGAGTTGAAAGATAAGTATCCCAATGAAATTTCGGGTGGACAGAAACAGCGTACATCAGCGGCCAGAGCGTTTATTCATGAGCCCAGTATTATTTTTGCCGATGAACCTACGGGTGCACTGGATTCCAAGTCGGCTTCCGATTTATTAAACAAGCTGGGCCAGTTGAACCAAAAACGCAAAGCAACCATTATTATGGTCACGCATGATCCTGTCGCTGCCAGCCATTGCAGTCGGGTTATTTTTATTAAGGATGGGCAAATGTATACGCAGCTTCACAAAGGCGAGCAGGAAAGACAAAGCCTCTTCCAGGATATCATGAAAACCCAAGGGGTCTTAGGCGGGGTCCAATATGAACATTAA
- a CDS encoding ABC transporter permease produces MNINLLILKNLKKNLKNYYLYVFALIFSVALYFAFVTLQYDPSMDEVKGSVKGAASIRAASILLVAIVCIFLMYANNIFIKRRSKEIGLFQLIGMTKSKIFRILSAENLILYFSSLFIGIGVGFSFSKLVIMILFKTTGVEAIATLYFSNQALTQTLIVFVVIYLLIMLMNYSFIKRQSILSLFRVTSTTEGKIKKISIFEMIIGIIGISLIALGYYVSSKLFGGDFTSINELFMAMVFILGTVIIGTLLFYKGSIRFISNIIRKSKGGYLNINEVLSLSSIMFRMKSNALLLTIITTVSALAIGLLSLSYIAYYSADQAAEDNVPSHFAMTNVPDAEKFKALLHEHDIKYREKKIEVIQVSVKTAQIMETPMEQLNDGTDSMTLPVVSDQSVEGTDVTPGQTVLTGYNDMLQKFMSLKDFGPLDLKGKTEVIPQQYVGLKKDYVIPYYFAAGGVPTVIVDETIFERLKKDVNPEIQKKSSLYIGIDMINAEQIEEANRLFAAANFNDQQTSRLEMSSNQKRNMGVIMFVVGFLGLTFLITSGCILYFKQMDESEDEKANYTVLRKLGFTQSDLLRGIKIKQLFNFGIPLVIGLSHSYFAVQSGWFLFGTEIWMPMIIVMVLYTALYSIFGILSILYYKKVIKSAL; encoded by the coding sequence ATGAACATTAATCTGCTCATTCTAAAAAATTTGAAAAAAAACCTGAAAAATTATTACCTTTATGTTTTTGCCCTCATTTTCAGTGTTGCACTCTATTTCGCTTTTGTCACACTACAGTACGATCCCTCCATGGACGAAGTGAAGGGGTCTGTTAAAGGTGCAGCTTCCATACGGGCAGCTTCCATTTTACTGGTCGCTATTGTCTGCATTTTTCTTATGTATGCCAATAATATTTTTATAAAAAGACGAAGCAAAGAAATTGGCCTATTTCAATTGATCGGAATGACTAAAAGTAAAATTTTTCGCATCCTGAGTGCTGAAAACCTAATTTTATACTTTAGTTCCCTCTTCATTGGGATTGGGGTTGGATTCTCCTTTTCCAAATTAGTGATTATGATTTTATTTAAGACGACGGGCGTCGAAGCCATTGCCACTCTATATTTCTCTAACCAAGCACTGACTCAAACACTCATCGTTTTTGTTGTCATCTACCTGCTGATCATGCTCATGAATTATTCTTTTATCAAAAGACAAAGTATTTTGTCCTTGTTCAGAGTGACCTCAACCACCGAAGGGAAAATCAAGAAAATATCGATCTTTGAGATGATCATCGGGATCATTGGCATCTCTCTCATCGCTTTAGGTTACTATGTTTCCTCCAAATTATTTGGTGGAGACTTTACATCCATAAATGAATTGTTTATGGCTATGGTGTTTATTTTGGGCACTGTCATCATCGGAACACTCCTTTTTTATAAAGGATCTATCCGCTTTATTTCCAATATCATCAGAAAGAGTAAAGGCGGCTATTTGAACATTAATGAGGTGCTATCTCTCTCATCCATTATGTTCCGCATGAAGTCCAATGCTTTGTTGTTGACCATTATTACGACAGTATCAGCACTTGCCATCGGTTTACTTTCCTTAAGCTATATCGCCTATTATTCTGCGGATCAAGCAGCTGAGGACAATGTACCTTCCCATTTTGCCATGACGAATGTACCGGATGCGGAGAAATTCAAAGCGTTACTTCATGAGCATGATATAAAGTATCGTGAAAAGAAAATTGAAGTGATTCAAGTCAGTGTGAAGACAGCGCAAATTATGGAGACTCCTATGGAACAATTAAATGATGGTACGGATTCCATGACACTGCCTGTCGTAAGCGACCAATCTGTGGAGGGTACGGATGTAACTCCAGGCCAAACGGTTTTAACGGGCTATAATGATATGTTACAGAAATTCATGTCCTTGAAAGACTTTGGCCCCTTGGATCTGAAGGGGAAAACAGAAGTCATACCTCAACAATATGTGGGTCTAAAAAAGGATTATGTCATTCCCTACTATTTTGCAGCCGGGGGAGTACCCACTGTCATTGTAGACGAAACCATCTTTGAGCGGTTAAAGAAAGATGTAAATCCTGAGATTCAAAAGAAATCATCCTTATATATTGGAATTGATATGATAAATGCAGAACAGATTGAAGAAGCCAATCGTCTCTTTGCAGCTGCGAATTTTAATGATCAACAAACATCCCGCCTTGAAATGAGCAGCAATCAGAAGCGGAACATGGGAGTGATCATGTTTGTAGTTGGCTTTTTGGGACTCACCTTTCTCATTACATCAGGCTGTATCCTTTACTTTAAGCAAATGGATGAGAGCGAAGATGAAAAAGCCAATTATACGGTGTTAAGAAAGTTAGGGTTCACCCAGAGCGACCTGCTTAGAGGCATTAAAATAAAACAGCTCTTTAACTTCGGCATTCCATTAGTGATTGGCCTATCACACAGCTATTTCGCCGTTCAATCCGGCTGGTTCTTGTTTGGAACCGAAATTTGGATGCCTATGATCATCGTTATGGTGCTGTACACCGCCTTATATTCCATTTTCGGGATACTATCCATCCTGTATTATAAAAAGGTCATTAAATCAGCATTATAA
- a CDS encoding aldo/keto reductase family protein encodes MKYRNVGNSGLKISEIGLGSWLTYGTAAEQEAAHTCIAKAFELGINFFDTANAYNRGEGEKAMGAALKSYRRDSYVLSTKVYFPMDSGPNDRGLSRKHIMEQCEASLKRLGTDYIDMYFCHRYDPDTPLEETLRALDDLQAQGKILYAAVSEWSAAQLMDAYGIGKRLNLRPLIANQPIYNMFERYIEHEVLPVSGQVGIGQIVFSPLAQGVLTGKYKPGQPLPTGSRGADASVNNVISSYMNDTVLNCVQELDKLAKNLGVTLSQLALAWILREPGISAALIGATKPAQIEENVKAVEVTLQPETCAEIERILKQAEGFEPLR; translated from the coding sequence ATGAAATATAGAAATGTAGGCAACAGTGGTCTTAAAATTAGTGAAATCGGCTTGGGGAGCTGGTTGACGTACGGTACAGCCGCCGAGCAGGAAGCAGCTCATACCTGTATTGCCAAAGCCTTTGAACTCGGGATTAATTTCTTTGATACCGCGAACGCGTATAACCGGGGAGAAGGCGAAAAGGCTATGGGAGCTGCTTTGAAGTCCTATCGAAGAGATAGCTATGTATTATCTACCAAGGTGTACTTTCCTATGGATTCCGGTCCCAATGACAGGGGACTGTCACGCAAGCACATTATGGAGCAATGTGAAGCGAGTCTGAAGCGTCTGGGTACGGATTATATCGACATGTACTTTTGTCATCGTTATGATCCAGACACTCCTTTAGAAGAGACGCTGCGAGCGCTCGATGACCTTCAGGCTCAGGGTAAGATTCTGTACGCTGCTGTCAGCGAATGGAGTGCTGCCCAGCTCATGGATGCTTATGGGATTGGAAAAAGGCTGAATCTGCGCCCGCTGATTGCCAATCAGCCGATCTATAATATGTTCGAACGTTACATCGAGCATGAGGTACTTCCGGTATCCGGGCAGGTAGGCATCGGCCAAATTGTATTTTCGCCTCTGGCCCAAGGGGTCCTCACGGGGAAATACAAGCCTGGACAACCTTTACCGACGGGTAGCCGCGGGGCTGATGCCTCTGTCAATAATGTCATTAGTAGTTACATGAACGATACCGTTCTGAACTGTGTCCAGGAGCTGGATAAGCTGGCGAAGAATTTGGGTGTTACCCTGTCACAGCTCGCGCTTGCTTGGATTCTGAGAGAACCGGGTATCAGCGCTGCACTTATTGGGGCTACTAAACCGGCACAAATTGAGGAAAATGTAAAAGCAGTCGAAGTGACGCTGCAACCGGAGACATGCGCGGAAATTGAGCGGATTCTTAAGCAAGCAGAGGGTTTTGAACCTTTGCGTTAA